In Francisella hispaniensis FSC454, a genomic segment contains:
- a CDS encoding MlaD family protein, protein MNENSIKNLIAGLFVIFMVFVMIFIGFFLSGGFKDQDTTTFVTNFKSISGLNVGSDVSYKGFSIGKVSDISINKDNPKLVSVYMKINSQIPIYKQTVATLQSMGITGQSKVELSLDIDEKNTSLDLINIKKGQIPEIKSKPSQLESIMNKIGAIASSLEEISSKFNKMMSPENLDRFNQFTDSVNILLYNLSNSSIYFNKTLMNLNETMTESQETITRLNNVIRILEYDPSTIVRGVDHEE, encoded by the coding sequence ATGAACGAAAATAGTATAAAAAATCTAATCGCGGGATTATTCGTGATTTTTATGGTATTTGTAATGATATTTATAGGTTTCTTTTTATCTGGAGGTTTTAAAGACCAAGATACTACTACATTCGTGACGAACTTTAAAAGTATCTCAGGACTTAATGTTGGCTCAGATGTTTCTTACAAAGGTTTTAGTATTGGTAAAGTATCTGATATATCGATAAATAAAGATAATCCTAAACTTGTTAGCGTTTATATGAAAATAAACAGTCAAATACCAATATATAAACAAACTGTAGCAACATTACAAAGTATGGGAATCACTGGTCAATCAAAAGTTGAACTTTCTTTAGATATTGATGAAAAAAATACTAGTCTAGATCTAATAAATATCAAAAAAGGACAAATTCCTGAAATTAAATCAAAACCATCACAGCTTGAAAGTATCATGAATAAAATCGGGGCAATAGCTAGTTCTCTTGAGGAAATTTCTAGTAAATTTAATAAAATGATGTCTCCTGAAAATTTAGATAGATTTAATCAATTTACCGATAGTGTCAACATCCTCTTATATAATTTAAGTAACTCATCAATTTACTTTAATAAAACTCTGATGAACTTAAATGAAACTATGACTGAAAGTCAAGAAACTATCACAAGGCTTAACAATGTTATTAGAATATTAGAATATGATCCTTCAACTATTGTCAGAGGCGTAGACCATGAGGAATAA
- a CDS encoding 16S rRNA (uracil(1498)-N(3))-methyltransferase: MRTIRGFFCEISTKTTIFNISGEYYNYFKNVLRLKKSDLIELFNNSDSLQYKTKIIAIDNKNITLEVIDKKHINNENNYITNLYQAIIKSENFELVIQKATELGVNNIYPIITEFTNHKFDKNGFDKKLERWHKIAIAGSEQCGRVFIPKIHTPIDINDIQIPQNDLNLVLCPYTQTKQDFVQKIKSSTNFNIFIGPEGGFSDREMSKFHSNNFYTINLGKRILKAETAPINILSIINFIKQ; the protein is encoded by the coding sequence ATGAGAACTATTCGAGGTTTTTTCTGCGAGATTTCAACAAAGACTACAATATTTAATATTTCAGGAGAATATTATAATTATTTCAAAAATGTGTTACGCTTAAAAAAATCTGATTTGATTGAACTATTCAATAATAGTGATAGCTTACAATATAAAACTAAAATTATCGCAATTGATAATAAAAATATAACTCTTGAAGTAATTGACAAAAAACACATCAATAATGAAAATAACTATATTACAAACCTCTATCAAGCTATTATTAAAAGTGAAAATTTTGAGCTTGTGATTCAAAAAGCTACCGAGCTAGGGGTAAATAATATATATCCTATAATTACTGAATTTACAAATCATAAGTTTGATAAAAATGGCTTTGATAAAAAGTTAGAACGTTGGCATAAAATTGCTATTGCTGGCAGTGAACAATGTGGTCGTGTTTTTATTCCAAAAATTCATACTCCTATTGATATTAATGATATACAAATACCTCAAAATGATCTTAATTTAGTTTTATGCCCATATACTCAAACAAAACAAGATTTTGTACAAAAGATTAAATCTAGTACAAATTTTAATATATTTATAGGACCAGAAGGTGGTTTTAGTGATAGAGAAATGAGCAAATTCCATAGCAATAATTTTTATACAATTAATTTGGGTAAAAGAATACTTAAAGCAGAAACTGCACCAATAAATATATTATCAATTATAAACTTTATTAAACAGTAA
- a CDS encoding oligopeptide:H+ symporter, whose protein sequence is MPMKKNYNTLSAPFWIVWGIEFWERFGFYGFQAIIALYFTQKLGLSERETIYLMGSFFAFTYGFIWVGGLIGDKILGAKRTIFFGAVILCLSYLSFSFADKQNIYYIFAGIIIGNAIFKANPSSLISKMFDKGDGRLNSAMTLYYLAINMGGLICMALTPVISQFYGYTHAFILCGVGLFIGILGFILFYKKLEGLDTEAGKYPVNKTHATYIIAGVIAAFLIIANILPNTTLCMELTAVVVTIATLYFLYVAFSLESYERNRMLVALVLIIEAIIFYSLYFQMPTTLTFFAQHNVELSIFGWHVPAAQYQFLNPLWILILSPILAAVYKKSKLTHATKFCIGTALMFISYATLYSTRYFATDAVVSGNWLILSYASSSLGELLISGLGLAMVAELCPAFISGFVMGFWFLATMIASYVASYIGSFIALPQSGDVISKQQSLETYTAVFGYVASGILVTTIIMVILTPILNKYINRIQVIDDHKADINNITYHPEN, encoded by the coding sequence ATGCCTATGAAAAAAAATTATAATACTCTATCTGCACCTTTCTGGATTGTCTGGGGTATAGAGTTCTGGGAAAGGTTTGGGTTTTATGGCTTCCAAGCAATTATCGCGCTGTATTTTACACAGAAACTTGGCCTAAGTGAAAGAGAGACTATTTATCTGATGGGATCTTTTTTTGCTTTTACATATGGATTTATATGGGTTGGTGGACTCATAGGTGACAAAATTCTTGGCGCCAAACGTACAATTTTTTTTGGTGCAGTAATACTGTGTTTATCTTACTTAAGCTTTAGCTTTGCAGATAAACAAAATATTTATTATATTTTTGCAGGAATTATTATCGGTAATGCTATATTTAAAGCAAACCCTTCTTCTTTAATTTCAAAGATGTTTGATAAAGGTGATGGTCGCCTAAATAGTGCTATGACTTTATATTACCTTGCTATTAATATGGGTGGACTAATCTGTATGGCTTTGACACCTGTGATATCACAATTTTATGGATACACTCATGCTTTTATACTTTGCGGTGTTGGTTTATTTATTGGCATACTAGGATTTATATTATTTTATAAAAAACTAGAAGGTTTAGATACAGAAGCTGGCAAATATCCAGTAAATAAAACTCATGCAACATATATTATTGCTGGAGTTATTGCAGCATTCTTAATAATCGCAAATATTCTTCCTAATACGACCCTATGTATGGAACTAACTGCTGTTGTTGTAACTATCGCTACACTATATTTCTTATATGTAGCTTTTAGTCTTGAGTCATATGAAAGAAATAGAATGCTTGTAGCTCTTGTACTTATCATTGAAGCGATAATTTTCTACTCTTTATATTTTCAAATGCCAACTACACTAACTTTCTTTGCTCAGCACAATGTTGAACTTTCTATATTTGGCTGGCATGTTCCTGCTGCACAGTATCAATTTTTAAATCCTCTATGGATTTTGATATTATCACCTATTCTTGCGGCAGTATACAAAAAGAGTAAATTAACACACGCTACCAAGTTCTGTATTGGGACAGCATTAATGTTTATATCATATGCGACTTTATACTCTACTAGATATTTTGCAACCGATGCTGTAGTTTCGGGTAACTGGTTAATTTTATCTTATGCAAGTTCTTCTTTAGGTGAGCTACTTATATCAGGTCTAGGACTAGCAATGGTTGCTGAGCTATGCCCAGCATTTATATCTGGATTTGTGATGGGATTTTGGTTTCTAGCTACAATGATTGCATCCTATGTTGCCTCTTACATAGGATCATTCATAGCACTACCACAAAGTGGTGATGTAATCTCTAAACAACAAAGTCTAGAAACATATACAGCTGTATTTGGTTATGTCGCTAGTGGTATTTTAGTCACTACAATAATTATGGTGATCTTGACTCCTATATTAAATAAATACATAAATAGAATACAAGTTATTGATGATCATAAAGCAGATATTAACAATATTACATACCATCCTGAGAATTAA
- a CDS encoding glucosaminidase domain-containing protein — protein sequence MTTLSMNNKSLWLKYCLALLILFISSAILSTIADTKHTKSNYFLESRAPKIAKKPDFSEIKNFKERKDAFIKYMLTAIAIANKEICLQQQQIQKLKNALDKKGSLSSRQNKKLNTYLEYYKIKTNHNIAQELHYLSIKAGMIPTSFILAQAALESGWGTSRFAKDYNNYFGLHCFYTGCGVKAQASDTYLEVFNNAAESVLGYYHRLNTGSKFVDFRIARDKIINQGLSQKTLLDTLENYSELDGNEYKDRLISVIQHNNLRQYDSIKYC from the coding sequence ATGACTACTCTGAGTATGAATAATAAGAGTTTATGGTTAAAATATTGTCTTGCCTTACTAATATTATTTATATCATCAGCTATTTTATCTACAATTGCAGATACGAAGCATACTAAGTCAAATTATTTTTTAGAATCTAGAGCTCCTAAGATAGCAAAAAAACCTGATTTTTCTGAAATTAAAAATTTTAAAGAAAGGAAAGACGCCTTTATAAAATATATGCTTACAGCAATTGCGATCGCTAATAAAGAAATATGCTTACAACAACAGCAAATTCAAAAACTTAAAAATGCCTTAGACAAAAAAGGTTCATTAAGTTCTCGACAAAATAAAAAACTTAATACTTATCTTGAATACTATAAGATTAAAACAAATCACAATATAGCTCAAGAGTTACATTACCTAAGTATAAAGGCAGGAATGATCCCAACAAGCTTTATTCTCGCTCAAGCCGCGCTAGAAAGTGGCTGGGGAACTTCAAGATTTGCCAAAGATTACAATAATTACTTTGGGCTACACTGTTTCTATACTGGATGTGGTGTTAAAGCTCAAGCTTCTGACACTTACCTTGAAGTATTTAATAACGCCGCTGAAAGTGTTCTAGGTTATTACCATAGACTTAATACAGGTTCAAAGTTTGTAGATTTCAGGATTGCTAGGGATAAAATAATTAATCAAGGATTATCGCAAAAAACCCTACTTGATACTTTAGAGAACTATTCTGAACTTGATGGCAATGAATATAAAGATAGACTTATCTCAGTAATTCAACATAACAATCTAAGACAATACGATTCAATTAAATATTGCTAA
- a CDS encoding FAD-dependent oxidoreductase: MYRKIITICILALTFSLSNGQSLANVSDKNLKPNCRCLPSEPCWPDQQQWDTLAKSLKGKLIKPRLPLSVCEKNSDSKECKLVLQNIKNPFYMQSDSGRNESQGWYGAWHNQSSSYAVEAEDTQDIVKAANFARKHNLRLVIKGAGHDYLGRSSSPDALLIWTHNMRDIEYNKHFHPQNCPKNKEYSAVTVGAGTRWLEAYNVVTNHHHQYVQGGGCTTVGAAGGFPQGGGFGSWSKQYGTGAGGIIQAEVVTADGKVVIANECQNQVLFWAIKGGGGGTYGVVTNLTLRTHKLPSHFGLISGEITTDSDKAYKKLIKEFLLFYSSKLNNEHWGEQFAFRPNDKMTIAMVTQGLAEKEALDIWQPFKKWLESQPDLHYKLKYIDIPPTQIWNYDFWHKNYPDMVIKNIGPDARDGEFWWASNTAEVSAYWYTYQSWYLPEKLFDSKNIDKTVDTFYKVSQLAPVSIQINKGLAGASKEAIELTKQTSMHPGVYDAGALAIMSYSNDKPEFDKPKMTQEIEQKVDNIYKAMNMIMALAPDAGTYANEADYFQKNWQQVFWGSNYSKLLKIKNKYDPNGLFYCHHCVGSEYWQQDGMCRK; encoded by the coding sequence ATGTATAGAAAAATTATTACGATTTGTATATTAGCTTTAACATTTAGTTTATCTAATGGTCAAAGTTTAGCAAATGTCAGCGATAAGAATTTAAAACCTAATTGCCGCTGTTTACCTTCTGAGCCATGTTGGCCAGATCAACAACAATGGGATACTTTAGCAAAATCACTTAAGGGAAAGCTTATCAAACCTAGATTACCTCTTTCTGTATGTGAGAAAAATTCAGATAGTAAAGAGTGTAAATTAGTCTTGCAAAATATCAAGAATCCTTTTTATATGCAGTCAGACTCTGGAAGAAATGAATCTCAAGGATGGTATGGAGCTTGGCATAATCAGTCAAGTAGCTATGCTGTTGAAGCAGAAGATACTCAAGATATTGTAAAAGCTGCCAACTTTGCTAGAAAACATAATTTACGTCTAGTTATAAAGGGAGCAGGGCATGATTATTTAGGACGTTCGAGCTCTCCGGATGCGCTATTAATATGGACTCATAATATGAGAGATATTGAGTATAATAAGCATTTTCACCCTCAGAACTGTCCAAAAAATAAAGAATATTCAGCTGTAACAGTTGGCGCAGGGACACGTTGGCTTGAGGCTTATAATGTTGTAACTAATCACCATCATCAATACGTCCAAGGTGGAGGATGTACTACAGTTGGTGCAGCCGGGGGTTTCCCACAAGGTGGTGGCTTTGGTAGCTGGTCGAAACAGTATGGTACTGGTGCTGGGGGTATTATACAAGCTGAAGTTGTTACTGCTGATGGTAAGGTTGTGATTGCAAATGAATGCCAAAATCAAGTTTTATTTTGGGCTATCAAAGGTGGTGGTGGGGGTACTTACGGAGTGGTTACAAACCTTACATTGAGAACTCACAAGCTTCCAAGTCATTTTGGACTGATAAGTGGAGAAATAACCACAGATTCTGATAAGGCTTATAAAAAATTGATAAAAGAGTTTCTCTTATTTTATTCTTCAAAGTTAAATAATGAACATTGGGGTGAACAATTTGCATTTCGTCCTAATGATAAAATGACGATAGCCATGGTAACTCAAGGATTAGCTGAAAAAGAAGCTTTAGATATTTGGCAGCCATTTAAAAAGTGGCTAGAAAGTCAGCCTGATTTACACTATAAGTTAAAATATATAGACATTCCACCAACACAAATTTGGAACTATGATTTTTGGCATAAAAACTACCCAGATATGGTTATTAAAAATATAGGCCCAGATGCTAGAGATGGAGAGTTCTGGTGGGCTTCAAATACCGCTGAAGTATCAGCATACTGGTATACTTATCAGTCTTGGTATTTACCAGAGAAATTATTTGATTCTAAAAATATCGATAAAACTGTGGATACTTTTTATAAAGTTTCACAACTTGCGCCAGTATCAATTCAGATTAATAAGGGTTTAGCAGGAGCTTCTAAAGAAGCTATAGAATTAACAAAGCAGACTTCTATGCATCCAGGTGTTTACGATGCTGGAGCTCTAGCAATTATGAGTTATAGTAATGACAAACCAGAGTTTGATAAGCCAAAGATGACACAAGAGATTGAGCAGAAAGTAGATAATATCTACAAAGCTATGAACATGATTATGGCTTTAGCTCCTGATGCTGGGACATATGCAAATGAAGCTGATTACTTCCAAAAAAACTGGCAGCAAGTATTTTGGGGTAGTAATTACTCTAAATTACTTAAGATTAAAAATAAATATGACCCAAATGGTTTATTTTATTGTCATCATTGTGTTGGTAGTGAATATTGGCAACAAGATGGGATGTGTCGAAAGTAG
- a CDS encoding MlaE family ABC transporter permease, translating to MEVNIDQNTIYFAGLLTLKQINPKLVEKKISRTKVKLKQIDITKIQSLDTAGAYFILRVLKDLGLTKKDLILNSDKDKNLIELVANNFPTKIDKEYSHKSNIVFTSIYTLGKNTNNLLQEIKASIGFLGAILLGYLTLIRKPYKSFFSIVLNIAYDSTIKALSIVMLLSLIIGLVLTYLPLNLMMQYGTQIFVVDMLGISSFREFAPLFTAIIIAGRSGSAFTSEIGIMKVNEEIDALQTIGEDPIQRLVLPRITALIISLPVLTVIAMIANIIGGIIIADIIAGITPLQFIERLFSNVNVNHFYIGLLKTPFFALVIAGIGCHQGLAVRRDSQSVGKATTTSVVYSIFLIIVVDAIFAVALNGVA from the coding sequence ATGGAAGTAAATATTGATCAAAATACTATTTATTTTGCAGGTTTGCTAACTCTCAAACAAATTAATCCAAAACTTGTTGAGAAAAAAATTTCTCGTACTAAAGTTAAGCTAAAACAAATTGACATCACAAAAATTCAATCACTAGATACTGCAGGGGCTTACTTTATCCTTAGAGTCCTTAAGGATCTAGGACTTACTAAAAAAGATTTGATTTTAAATAGCGATAAGGATAAAAACCTTATTGAACTTGTTGCAAATAACTTTCCAACTAAAATTGATAAAGAATATTCACATAAATCCAATATAGTTTTTACTAGCATATACACCCTTGGTAAAAATACAAATAATCTTCTTCAAGAAATAAAAGCAAGCATTGGCTTTTTAGGTGCTATTTTGCTAGGTTACCTAACTCTTATTCGCAAACCGTATAAGTCTTTTTTTTCTATAGTCTTAAATATTGCTTATGACTCAACTATCAAAGCTCTAAGTATAGTAATGTTGCTATCATTAATTATTGGTTTAGTACTAACCTACTTACCACTTAACCTAATGATGCAATATGGTACGCAAATATTTGTTGTAGATATGCTTGGTATTTCATCATTTAGAGAATTTGCCCCTTTATTTACAGCTATTATTATTGCTGGTAGAAGTGGCTCTGCATTTACTTCCGAAATTGGTATCATGAAAGTTAATGAGGAAATAGATGCTTTGCAAACTATTGGTGAGGATCCTATACAACGTCTAGTATTACCAAGAATAACGGCGTTGATTATAAGCTTGCCAGTACTTACGGTTATAGCTATGATTGCCAATATTATTGGTGGGATTATAATTGCAGATATAATTGCAGGAATCACCCCTTTACAGTTTATCGAAAGACTGTTTTCAAATGTTAATGTTAATCATTTTTATATTGGTTTACTTAAAACTCCTTTTTTCGCTCTAGTCATTGCTGGAATAGGTTGTCACCAAGGATTAGCAGTTAGAAGAGATTCACAAAGTGTTGGTAAAGCAACTACTACTAGTGTAGTCTACTCAATCTTTTTAATAATTGTTGTTGATGCTATTTTTGCAGTAGCATTAAATGGAGTTGCTTAG
- a CDS encoding DUF445 family protein has translation MGIFNKSFVTNLVAAILAIIGWYFAEAHIKNIGFYALSGALTNWIAIYMLFEKIPFLYGSGIIPNKFESFKRAIKKMIMEQFFSQQNLNNFLKSDDIKRYLADNLATKIDYNKIFDSFIDMLMSSKYGSMIEMFLGGRSALEGLREPFTKKLDSKVIELLSSIDIDTNNISQKAVQKIEGIIDSRLEDLTPEMVKEIIQKIIREHLGWLVVWGGVFGGLIGLAASFIS, from the coding sequence ATGGGTATTTTTAATAAAAGTTTTGTAACTAATTTGGTAGCTGCAATACTAGCAATAATTGGTTGGTATTTTGCTGAAGCGCATATCAAAAATATTGGTTTTTATGCTTTATCAGGAGCATTAACTAATTGGATAGCAATATACATGCTCTTTGAGAAAATTCCATTTCTCTACGGCTCCGGAATTATTCCTAATAAGTTTGAGAGTTTTAAGCGAGCTATAAAGAAGATGATCATGGAGCAATTTTTTTCACAGCAAAACCTAAATAATTTTCTTAAAAGCGATGATATCAAAAGATATCTAGCTGATAACTTAGCAACTAAAATTGATTACAATAAAATTTTTGATAGTTTTATTGATATGCTTATGAGTAGTAAATATGGTTCTATGATAGAAATGTTTCTTGGAGGTAGATCAGCTTTAGAAGGATTAAGAGAGCCATTTACTAAGAAACTAGATTCAAAAGTAATAGAACTACTTTCATCAATAGATATTGATACAAATAATATTTCCCAAAAAGCCGTACAAAAGATTGAAGGAATCATAGATAGTCGTTTAGAAGATCTAACTCCAGAGATGGTTAAAGAGATAATTCAAAAGATTATCCGCGAACATCTAGGCTGGCTAGTGGTATGGGGTGGAGTATTTGGTGGATTAATAGGTTTAGCAGCTAGCTTTATTTCTTAG
- a CDS encoding RluA family pseudouridine synthase — MAHNTLSNRFHQNIIMHPKDAGKRIDIAINEQFEQFSRAQIQKWLKEGSIIVNGQATKPKYIVLGDEEVEINVELLPTNEWIAEDIKLNIIYEDDDIIVIDKPVNMVVHPGAGNPTGTVSNALLHRYKDQDKLPRAGIVHRLDKDTSGLMVAAKSSIAYHNLVQQLAERKVSRKYLAIVEGEIYQQGTINQPIGRDSTNRTKMAINHRGKEAITHYTPIEVYDGFTLLECQLETGRTHQIRVHMKSIKHPLVGDQTYNKSSTKLEKLAITTPTRQALHAYKLSFIHPKTAKIVKFKSKLPEDMLNLKVQLEQTVEEFEDFEEDYYDYSEYE, encoded by the coding sequence ATGGCACATAATACACTATCTAATAGATTTCATCAAAATATTATAATGCATCCCAAAGATGCTGGAAAAAGAATTGATATCGCGATAAATGAGCAATTTGAGCAGTTTTCTCGTGCTCAAATACAAAAATGGCTTAAAGAAGGCTCGATCATAGTTAATGGTCAAGCTACTAAACCAAAATATATTGTTCTAGGTGATGAAGAGGTTGAGATTAATGTTGAGTTATTACCTACTAATGAATGGATTGCCGAAGATATTAAACTTAATATAATTTATGAAGATGACGATATTATTGTAATTGATAAACCAGTTAATATGGTAGTACATCCTGGTGCTGGTAATCCTACAGGGACAGTATCTAACGCTTTACTACATCGCTATAAAGATCAAGACAAACTACCGCGAGCTGGTATAGTTCACCGCCTTGATAAAGATACTTCTGGATTGATGGTTGCTGCCAAAAGTAGTATTGCTTATCATAATCTTGTCCAACAACTTGCTGAGAGAAAAGTCTCGCGTAAATATCTTGCAATAGTTGAGGGAGAGATTTACCAACAAGGTACAATCAACCAACCAATAGGTAGAGACTCTACTAACCGTACAAAAATGGCTATCAACCATAGAGGTAAAGAGGCTATTACACATTATACTCCTATCGAAGTTTATGATGGTTTCACACTTCTTGAATGTCAACTTGAAACAGGCAGAACTCATCAAATTAGAGTTCATATGAAAAGTATTAAGCATCCACTAGTAGGAGACCAAACATATAACAAGTCTTCAACAAAACTAGAAAAACTAGCTATAACAACACCAACTAGACAAGCTTTACATGCATATAAACTCTCTTTTATCCATCCAAAAACTGCAAAGATAGTTAAATTTAAAAGCAAACTTCCTGAAGATATGTTAAATTTAAAAGTACAGCTAGAACAAACTGTTGAAGAATTTGAGGATTTTGAAGAAGATTACTATGACTACTCTGAGTATGAATAA
- a CDS encoding outer membrane protein assembly factor BamD, with protein sequence MKRFLYLIVITFMLLLLSSCGPKKDSELPQVYTGYTASFIYAKAHEQMRNEKYFDAIRSYKSLVAQYPFTPLAEKGMVDLIYVYYMDDESTMALALGQQFIKMYPYSIYKGYVYYMIGVVGFEDGRGMLQTYAPYDMNYHDPTGYQDAYTNFERAIQLDPNGSFVPDAKRRMVFINNTIARHYDDIAHFYFKRGAYNAAIDRASQVIRNYPQSTSTEDALVLTIRAYNKLGLYDQAKANIRVLKKNYPKNKFIKNLRPDGTEEPNWFERWFGWL encoded by the coding sequence ATGAAAAGGTTTTTATATTTAATAGTAATTACATTTATGTTGTTGCTACTGAGCTCCTGTGGACCTAAAAAAGATAGTGAGTTGCCACAAGTCTACACAGGTTATACAGCTAGCTTTATTTATGCTAAAGCTCATGAGCAGATGCGTAATGAAAAGTATTTTGATGCGATTAGGTCGTACAAGTCATTGGTAGCGCAGTATCCATTTACGCCATTAGCAGAGAAGGGTATGGTTGATTTGATATATGTTTATTATATGGATGATGAGTCAACTATGGCGCTTGCATTAGGTCAACAGTTTATCAAGATGTATCCATATAGTATATACAAAGGTTATGTTTACTACATGATAGGTGTTGTAGGCTTCGAAGATGGAAGAGGGATGTTACAAACTTATGCGCCATATGATATGAACTATCATGATCCTACAGGATATCAAGATGCATATACTAATTTTGAAAGAGCTATTCAATTAGATCCTAATGGAAGTTTTGTTCCAGATGCTAAACGCAGAATGGTATTTATAAATAATACTATTGCAAGACATTATGATGATATAGCTCATTTTTATTTTAAGAGAGGTGCTTATAATGCTGCTATTGATAGAGCTTCTCAAGTGATAAGAAATTATCCGCAAAGTACATCAACAGAGGATGCTTTAGTTTTAACTATTAGAGCTTACAACAAACTTGGCTTATATGATCAGGCTAAAGCAAATATTCGTGTACTTAAGAAAAATTATCCTAAAAATAAATTTATTAAAAACCTTCGTCCAGATGGTACAGAAGAGCCAAATTGGTTCGAAAGATGGTTTGGTTGGTTGTAG
- a CDS encoding ABC transporter ATP-binding protein: protein MSESLIQVRDLSTKFGKEWIHKDLNLDIPFEKISCIIGASGCGKTTLMREILMLQPIYSGKIFLLGQEISKLADNPIKRKEISSKMSMMFQHCALFSSLTNLQNVIFPLNQHTKLPIDILTDIAIIKLKMVGLKEEAFNKYPSEISGGMLKRVALARTIALDPKVVFLDEPNAGLDPYSARAMDDLILYLKEELKMSVVMITHDLSTIWHIVDDIIYMDEKRIMLHDSVEFVSQQTQYESIRKFFDSHNDGKY, encoded by the coding sequence ATGAGTGAAAGTCTAATTCAAGTAAGAGACCTAAGTACAAAATTTGGTAAAGAATGGATTCATAAAGATCTAAATCTTGATATACCTTTTGAGAAAATAAGTTGTATTATTGGTGCTAGTGGTTGTGGTAAAACTACATTAATGCGTGAAATTCTTATGCTCCAACCAATTTACTCTGGTAAAATTTTCCTGCTTGGTCAAGAAATATCAAAACTTGCCGATAACCCAATCAAGCGTAAAGAAATATCCAGCAAAATGAGTATGATGTTTCAACATTGTGCACTTTTTTCTTCTTTAACTAACTTGCAAAATGTAATTTTTCCTCTTAACCAACATACAAAACTACCTATAGACATACTTACTGATATAGCAATTATAAAATTAAAAATGGTTGGTCTGAAAGAAGAAGCTTTTAACAAATATCCTTCTGAAATAAGTGGTGGAATGTTAAAGAGAGTGGCTCTAGCAAGAACAATAGCATTAGATCCTAAAGTTGTCTTTTTAGATGAGCCTAATGCTGGTTTAGATCCATACTCTGCAAGAGCAATGGATGATCTTATTTTATATCTAAAAGAAGAGCTTAAAATGTCAGTAGTAATGATTACTCATGATCTTAGCACAATTTGGCATATTGTTGACGATATAATATACATGGATGAAAAGAGGATAATGCTTCATGATAGTGTTGAATTTGTCTCACAACAAACACAGTATGAAAGTATAAGAAAATTTTTTGACTCACATAATGATGGTAAGTATTAG